A stretch of the Papaver somniferum cultivar HN1 chromosome 6, ASM357369v1, whole genome shotgun sequence genome encodes the following:
- the LOC113289139 gene encoding protein IRX15-LIKE-like has protein sequence MKPNSTMITTTNNTKLILLHPSIYKQGGSQRLWLLAFISFFTFAFLLTLLNTRDSYTGNINSTIRTGGISTRASSLTSESSNLPKSLADTLLHYASKSNDTGKMTDSELKSISQVLNSCPSPCNFLIFGLTHETLLWKALNFKGRTVFVDENEYYVSHYEKNHPGIEAYDVSYTTKVSEMKQLLISTREQLKNECRPVQNLLFSECKLGINDLPNHIYDVSWDVILVDGPRGYSPTAPGRMSAVFTAGVLARSKRNNGGAGDRRTTHVFVHDVNREVERVSSDEFLCRENLVESVDALRHFALGRMDSKSTQFCTTQNPTSQSSS, from the coding sequence ATGAAGCCCAACAGTACAatgatcacaacaacaaacaacaCAAAACTGATTCTACTGCACCCATCGATTTACAAACAGGGAGGATCTCAGCGTTTATGGTTACTAGCTTTCATATCTTTCTTCACATTTGCATTTCTTCTTACACTGCTCAATACCAGAGATTCTTACACAGGCAATATCAACAGTACCATAAGAACAGGAGGAATATCAACCAGAGCCTCTTCTCTTACATCTGAATCTTCAAATTTGCCAAAATCACTAGCTGATACTCTTCTTCATTACGCTTCTAAATCAAATGATACAGGAAAAATGACAGATTCGGAACTAAAATCAATTTCTCAGGTTCTGAATTCATGTCCATCTCCCTGTAATTTCCTTATATTTGGTCTTACACATGAAACCCTTCTCTGGAAAGCTCTGAATTTCAAAGGAAGAACTGTgtttgtggatgagaatgaataTTATGTATCCCATTATGAAAAGAATCATCCAGGTATTGAAGCGTATGATGTTTCGTACACAACAAAGGTAAGTGAAATGAAACAACTTTTGATATCAACAAGAGAACAACTGAAGAATGAATGTAGACCGGTACAGAATTTGCTGTTTTCAGAATGTAAATTAGGTATAAATGATTTGCCAAATCATATTTATGATGTGAGTTGGGATGTTATTTTAGTTGATGGTCCAAGAGGGTATTCTCCAACAGCACCTGGTAGAATGTCTGCTGTTTTTACAGCAGGGGTTTTAGCAAGAAGCAAAAGAAATAATGGTGGTGCCGGAGATAGGAGGACTACTCATGTTTTTGTTCATGATGTGAACAGAGAAGTTGAGAGAGTAAGTAGTGATGAGTTTTTATGCAGAGAGAATTTGGTTGAATCAGTGGATGCACTTCGTCATTTCGCACTTGGAAGAATGGATTCTAAATCAACTCAATTCTGTACTACTCAAAACCCAACTTCTCAATCATCTTCTTGA